A region from the Rosa rugosa chromosome 6, drRosRugo1.1, whole genome shotgun sequence genome encodes:
- the LOC133715974 gene encoding uclacyanin-3 — protein MALAIAFLILMVAAPAAVYGAEQTVGDTQGWNQGVNYDTWASGKTFTVGDTLVFNYDSSHKVDEVNLADYNGCSSSNSIKTYQDSPTKITLSKAGPSYYICPISGHCASGMKLLVNVVAAGTPSGTPPTTTPATPPPPTTTTPANNDSPPPPPPPPKISPASSLHMNLVGVPLALATLMAVMG, from the exons ATGGCCCTGGCAATAGCTTTCCTTATACTCATGGTGGCAGCTCCAGCTGCAGTTTATGGAGCTGAGCAGACTGTTGGTGATACCCAGGGATGGAACCAAGGTGTAAATTATGACACTTGGGCTTCCGGCAAAACCTTCACCGTCGGTGACACTCTTG TGTTCAACTATGACAGTAGCCACAAAGTTGATGAGGTAAACCTAGCAGACTACAACGGTTGCAGTTCAAGTAATTCCATCAAAACCTATCAGGATAGTCCCACAAAAATCACCCTCTCCAAAGCTGGTCCAAGCTACTACATATGCCCTATCTCAGGTCACTGTGCTAGTGGCATGAAGCTTTTGGTCAATGTTGTGGCGGCTGGCACCCCAAGTGGCACCCCGCCTACTACTACCCCCGCCACGCCACCTCCACCCACCACCACAACTCCTGCCAATAATGACTCGCCACctccgccaccgccaccgcctaAGATATCACCAGCGAGTAGTCTTCACATGAATTTGGTTGGGGTTCCACTTGCGTTGGCAACCTTGATGGCAGTTATGGGCTAG
- the LOC133715937 gene encoding putative disease resistance protein At1g50180, giving the protein MAEGVVTVVAEGIKPLGDFIIQQAKFLSGVSYQVELAQVELHLIRGFLRDADARQGDEEVVRIWVKLIRDAAYDLEDIIESFALKVASRRRGGTVKIALKRFASIFNEGVNRYKIGSEIEDIITKLSHLRSSLLSYNIRQISGGEGVASSFKRQRDRRLTYAHEVESHTVGLEENTDILVKELVGEGKRHRVVSIWGMGGSGKTTLAKQGFRQNEVKRHFDCFAWICISQQCEGRDVFEEILIKLTSPTIEKRKEISKMKKDEIAMEVCSIQREKRCLVVLDDIWTQEAWHSIKAGFPINEETESRILLTTRKKEVASLASKNDNLHQPRPLDDNQSWELFENIAECGSDKTDLEIYAKKRELGKKMLVHCSGLPLAISVLAGLLSRRETVDEWDTVLRNVDVYIMRGTNVLEREKTGQGCGVSGVLALSYDDLPSHLKLCFLYLAQFPEDHEIRVKRLAQLWIAEGFITSTSEMHVSVESLEEMSYSCLVELVERSMVQVVEYGLSGKVKTCRLHDFMRDLCLRKAEEENFFRIINFSAGLVSKTALIGKVRRLALYLDEDVKYDFSIDGRDEHIRSLLYFTPKGFDQKWNKKVMRSVFNDFKLLRVLKFEKIEREFQLPKTIGNLVHLRFLSLKHSAYSGLPSSVSNLVLLQTLDLRYNYYLYEGSCFGRERATRIRNVFWNMEQLRHLYLPWRHYISEQKLSFARLCNLQTLGDLPIEKCELNDLVQLSNLKKISIIVSQPSHLEKFKNMLISRSITYEHLRSLSLKLNRDDNEDIARDIVLRCPYLYKLRLLGKMTEFPKELLGYPKLTKITLVSTELRCDQIDIVKMLPKLRVLYLGSDAFKSKTMVFSPGGFPHLEFLTLSALFMLNEWRVEKEAMPSLQRLHIEWCLQLWEVPDGLQHITTLKELTINVMTSRFCSRVREGGEDFYKIKHVPSIIITNIQPDYKKDKEPEMEEAAGACRVVANDSEKSTVDAPLPPEEKTEEIQAASTP; this is encoded by the exons ATGGCTGAAGGTGTTGTTACTGTTGTGGCTGAAGGGATCAAGCCCCTGGGAGATTTCATCATTCAGCAAGCGAAGTTCTTGAGTGGAGTCAGCTATCAAGTTGAGCTTGCACAAGTTGAACTTCACTTGATCCGGGGCTTTCTCAGAGATGCAGATGCAAGACAAGGAGACGAAGAAGTAGTACGCATTTGGGTTAAACTGATTAGAGATGCTGCTTATGACTTGGAGGATATCATTGAATCTTTTGCCTTGAAAGTAGCTTCCAGGAGGAGAGGAGGTACTGTCAAGATTGCTCTCAAAAGGTTTGCCAGCATCTTTAATGAAGGAGTTAATCGATACAAGATTGGGTCCGAAATTGAGGATATTATAACCAAACTTTCTCATCTGAGGTCGAGTTTGCTGAGTTATAATATCAGGCAAATAAGTGGGGGTGAAGGTGTCGCTTCTTCTTTTAAGAGGCAAAGAGACCGGCGGCTAACTTACGCTCATGAAGTTGAAAGTCATACTGTTGGCTTAGAGGAAAACACAGATATATTGGTTAAGGAGTTGGTGGGAGAAGGAAAGCGTCACCGTGTTGTTTCTATTTGGGGGATGGGCGGCTCCGGAAAAACCACTCTTGCAAAACAAGGTTTTCGTCAAAATGAGGTGAAACGTCATTTTGATTGTTTCGCTTGGATTTGTATATCTCAACAATGTGAAGGCAGAGATGTCTTCgaagaaattttaattaaactcACTTCCCCAACAAtagagaaaaggaaagaaatttCCAAAATGAAAAAGGATGAAATAGCAATGGAGGTCTGTAGTATCCAACGAGAAAAGAGATGTCTGGTGGTCCTTGATGACATATGGACTCAAGAGGCTTGGCATTCGATAAAAGCTGGATTCCCAATCAATGAGGAAACAGAGAGCCGAATATTACTCACTACTCGCAAGAAAGAAGTAGCCTCACTTGCATCCAAAAATGATAATCTCCACCAACCTCGACCACTAGATGACAACCAAAGCTGGGAACTGTTTGAAAATATAGCGGAATGTGGAAGCGATAAAACAG acTTGGAAATTTATGCAAAGAAGAGAGAATTAGGAAAGAAGATGCTTGTACATTGTTCAGGTTTACCATTAGCCATCAGTGTGCTTGCTGGTCTTCTTAGTAGACGAGAGACGGTTGATGAGTGGGATACGGTACTTAGaaatgttgatgtatacataaTGAGAGGCACAAATGTCCTTGAAAGAGAAAAGACAGGTCAGGGGTGTGGTGTTTCAGGTGTCTTGGCATTGAGTTATGATGACTTACCATCTCACTTAAAACTATGCTttttgtatttagcccaattTCCTGAGGATCATGAGATACGGGTAAAAAGACTTGCTCAATTATGGATTGCAGAAGGGTTTATAACTTCAACGTCAGAAATGCATGTTTCAGTGGAAAGTTTGGAAGAAATGTCATATAGTTGCTTAGTTGAATTGGTGGAGAGATCTATGGTTCAAGTTGTAGAATATGGTTTAAGTGGGAAGGTGAAAACTTGCCGTCTCCATGATTTTATGAGAGACTTGTGCTTGCGAAAGGCAGAAGAGGAGAATTTTTTCCGAATTATTAACTTTTCTGCGGGACTGGTATCTAAGACAGCCCTAATTGGCAAGGTTCGAAGACTTGCCCTCTATTTGGACGAAGATGTGAAATATGATTTCAGTATAGATGGAAGAGATGAGCACATTAGGTCTCTATTATACTTTACCCCAAAAGGGTTTGACCAAAAGTGGAACAAAAAAGTAATGCGATCAGTATTCAATGACTTCAAATTGCTTAGAGTTCTGAAGTttgaaaaaatagagagagaattTCAGTTACCGAAAACGATTGGGAATCTAGTCCACTTGAGGTTTCTGAGTCTGAAGCATAGTGCATATAGTGGGTTGCCATCATCTGTATCTAATCTAGTACTTTTGCAAACTCTAGATCTGCGGTATAATTATTATTTATATGAAGGATCTTGTTTTGGTCGGGAGAGGGCAACCAGAATCAGAAATGTGTTTTGGAATATGGAGCAACTGAGGCACTTATATTTACCTTGGCGTCACTATATAAGTGAACAGAAACTCTCATTTGCAAGGCTGTGCAATTTGCAGACGTTGGGTGATCTTCCAATTGAGAAATGTGAGTTAAATGATCTTGTTCAGTTAAGCAATCTGAAGAAAATATCCATAATCGTATCACAGCCTAGTCACTTGGAAAAGTTCAAGAACATGTTGATATCGAGAAGTATAACATATGAGCATCTTCGATCGCTATCTTTGAAGCTAAACCGAGATGATAATGAGGATATAGCAAGAGATATAGTGTTAAGGTGTCCTTATTTATACAAACTGCGACTGCTTGGGAAAATGACGGAGTTTCCAAAAGAGCTCCTGGGCTATCCAAAACTCACCAAGATAACGCTGGTTAGTACAGAACTGAGATGTGACCAGATAGATATAGTGAAGATGCTGCCCAAGTTAAGGGTGCTTTACCTGGGTAGTGATGCTTTCAAATCAAAAACAATGGTTTTCTCCCCAGGAGGCTTTCCTCATCTGGAATTTCTTACACTAAGTGCTTTGTTTATGTTGAACGAGTGGAGGGTGGAGAAAGAAGCCATGCCTAGTCTTCAGAGATTGCATATTGAATGGTGCCTACAATTATGGGAAGTTCCAGATGGGCTTCAACATATTACTACCCTCAAGGAATTAACAATCAACGTGATGACCAGTAGATTCTGCAGTAGGGTTAGGGAAGGAGGAGAGGATTTCTACAAAATTAAACATGTACCTTCTATTATAATCACAAATATTCAACCCGACTACAAGAAAGACAAGGAGCCAGAAATGGAGGAAGCAGCAGGTGCGTGTCGAGTAGTTGCTAATGACTCTGAGAAATCAACTGTGGACG CTCCTCTGCCCCCTGAAGAAAAAACAGAGGAAATACAAGCTGCATCCACTCCTTAA
- the LOC133718575 gene encoding protein mago nashi homolog: MAGEEENSEFYLRYYVGHKGKFGHEFLEFEFRPDGKLRYANNSNYKNDTIIRKEVYVTPAVVRECRRIITESEIMKEDDQNWPEPDRIGRQELEIVMGNEHISFTTSKIGSLVDVQGSKDPEGLRIFYYLVQDLKCFVFSLISLHFKIKPI; this comes from the exons atgGCCGGAGAAGAAGAGAACAGCGAGTTCTACCTGAGGTACTACGTCGGCCACAAGGGGAAGTTCGGGCACGAGTTCTTGGAGTTCGAGTTTCGACCCGACGGGAAGCTCCGATACGCCAACAACTCCAACTACAAGAACGACACCATCATCCGCAAGGAGGTCTACGTCACCCCCGCCGTCGTCAGAGAGTGTCGCCGTATCATTACTGAGAGCGAG ATCATGAAAGAGGATGATCAGAACTGGCCGGAACCTGACCGTATTGGGCGGCAGGAGCTTGAGATTGTAATGGGGAATGAGCATATCTCCTTCACTACTTCAAAGATTGGATCCCTCGTTGATGTCCAGGGCAGTAAAGATCCTGAAGGTCTTCGCATCTTTTATTATCTTGTTCAG GATCTGAAGTGCTTTGTGTTCTCTCTCATCTCGCTCCACTTCAAGATCAAGCCTATATAA